Part of the Sulfobacillus acidophilus DSM 10332 genome, GGGATGACGCATGGCACTGGCGCCCCACACTCTGGATATGATCCGTTCAACGGCTTCGATTTCGGGGAGCGTATTGACTACGCTGGGATACCCTCGTTGATAGTGAAGGGTTCCGTTGCTTTCGTAGGCTTGGCCGATGTGGTCCACGAGGCCTTTGAGGCGCGCTTCTATTCGTGCCCGGTCTTGGGCATGAAACGTACGAACCGTACCGGTTAATTCCACCCGAGGAGCGATGATATTGAAATTGCTGCCGCCATGAATGGTGCCGATAGTGACTACGGCCGCGTTGTTCGGGCGAATGTTACGACTGACAATGGTCTGTACGCTCATCACCAGATCGGCGGCGGCGACCACGGGATCGACGGCACTTTCCGGCTGGGATCCATGGCCGCCTTTGCCTTCGAGGATCACGGTAAAAGCATCGGCACTGGCAGTTACTGGGCCAGGCGTGACGCCGATAAGGCCGGTGTCCAGGTCCGACGATAGATGTAGTCCTACCACCCGTTCAATACCCTCTAAAGCCCCTTCGGCAATCAGCTTTTGCGCACCTCCCGGCAATTGTTCCTCCGCGGGCTGAAATAAGAGGCGAATCCGGCCGGGTAGCGGGGTGTGTGTGGCCAACAGTTGCGCAACCCCGAGCAAGATCGCGGTATGCCCGTCATGACCGCAGGCGTGCATCACGCCGGGATGTTGAGAGCGAAAGGGCGCGTCCGATTCTTCCTGCAAAGGTAACGCATCGATATCGGCTCGAATAGCCACACTGTGGGGACCGTCGCCGATATCCACCAGAATTCCGGTATCGCCTACGGCGTACGGCGCGAGCCCGATGGCCGTCAATTGTTGCATTAAATACCGTTGCGTTTCATATTCGCGAAAGCTGAGTTCGGGAAATTGATGTAAATAGCGGCGCCAAGCCACGAGTTGCGGGCGAAGTTCTTGGGCTCTCGTGAATAATGACATAAAATAAAATCCCTCCCAAGGGCATTGTCTCTGCGAAGTGCTTTTTTGGTCTATAGAATGAATTCTAATTCTTATAATCAAAATTGGAGTGGATTACAGATGGACGCGGATCCCGGCAAGAAATGCCCATCGCAGGAGGATCGCCGCCTGGTCATCAAGAGGACGGTTCCACCGTCTGCGGGCTTTGTCTAGTCGGTACCGAATGGTATTCGGATGGGTATGCAGGATTGCAGCGGTCCGTTCCGGGGAACGCTCCGAAAATATCCAGGTTTTGAGGGTCGTGAGCAGTTCGGGATCCTCTTGAAAGGGCGCGACAACGGTCTCATGAAAACGCTGGCGAAACGCGTCAGGGATCCCGGCCATGAACGAGATATCAGGATAATCGCAGAGGCATGTCGCATGCGTCACCGGCGGGTAACCCAACTGTCGGGACGATGCGGATAGCATTAACACGCCCGATAATTCCTGCGGTAAATCCTGGAGGGAATCTGCAGGTGAACCAATAATCATACGGGTCTCTCGCGGCAGCGATTGCTGCAGGATTTGCCATGTGGATTCGGGCATCATGAGGAGAAGGTCCTGCTCTCGTTGCATCAACGGAATGTTGGTGTGTTCAATGACACCGCGTACCGCGTCGACCGTTGTGTCCTGAATGAGCCCTATGGCCAGGCGAACGGCGTGCATGCCGTACTGGGTTAATAGCGCGTCAACGGCCGCATAATCTCGTTCCCACAATCGGCGAAACGCTTCGGATTGAACCCGTAAGCGTTCTTGTTGGCGGGCGGTATCTTTGAGAAACTCTAGCGCAATTAAGGGTAATGCCTGTTCCACGGTCAAACGCTCGACGCCTTGTAGGGGCCCGGCAATCTGCAACTCGCCTAATAGGTCTTGTCCTGCACTAATCGCCAAGGACACGGGATCTTGGATGATGCCCCGCATAGCTTTAACGTCTCCCTGGGCGTCGAGGAGCCGATAGGGTCGTCGAATCGCGGTCCATACGGCATGCATGAGATGTTCAAAATTGCCTTGGGGGGACATCATGCTGGCTAAGAGCCGCTGTTGAATCGTCATGGTGTGTTGTAATTGCTGCGAGAGAGCGCGGATTTCCTGATATTCTTCGGCGTTTAACACGGCGACGGCGGCATGATCGGCCAAGGACGAGGCGACCGCCAAATCAACCGGGGTAAAGTCTCGGTCGGTATCGTAATTGTCGATGACCAGCACCCCTAGCAGGCGATCGTCCGTCGCCAACGGGACAGCCAGTGAACTGCGCAGGGGATTATCGGGCCGTCTAATGGCCTGGCGAACGGCTTGGTCATGTTCTGGAGCCAGATTGCTTTGCGCGGCGCGGATTGCCTCGGGGTTTGGCAGTAATAGGGGCTTTCGCGCAACAAATGTCTTTCCGGTAATTGATTCGCCCGGTTTCAATTGGACCTCCTGCAATGCCGACAAGTCAAAACCCGTACCGCCAACCGGGACTAATGCATTACATTCCGGACGATAAAGAAAGACGCAAACAAAATCCGCACCTGGGATGAGCGTGGTGCTTCCGTGTAATAAATCCTCAAGCAATGCTGCCATGTCGCGCCGGGTGGTGAGCCGTCGCGTCAAGGTCAAGAGCCGTTCCATCCTTTCGGGCGGTACGCCCGTAAACTTGCTCTCTACCATTCATACTCCTTTCGAAAATTCTAATCTACAAACCCGCAGTGAATTCATGGTTTACCACAATCTACCACAATTACGGTAAGCGTTGCTGAATTCGCGGGCAAAGTTTTCTTAAATCTGGTGTATTGCATTGAATCGGATGTTCGGTGGGCGGTTGTAACACTGATCTGTAGTGGTCCCCAAAAACTAGACTGTAACAGCCAGGCTAACTTGTCCGAAATCTGATGGCGTTCGGTGTCCGGGAGTTGACGACCGACCTTGACCACACGTTTGGGAGGTATGGCAAGGTGAGCGTTATGGAAAGTGAAACGCCCTAGACCCAAAAGAACAACGTTCCTACGGGTCCAGAGCTTGACATAAAAAAACGGACTTAATGTCCCAGCGACTTCAACCATACGAGGAGTTCGGTGTTTTCCTGCCACGGAGGCATCGTGACCGATGCCTCCGTCGGGTAAGCTGATTCCAAGGCGTGTCGCTTCATCTCACTGTCGGCACGCGCATAGACCTCCGTGGTACTAATGCTCACATGTCCTAACAAAACGCGAATATACACTAAGTTCACGCCCGCTTGCAGCAGATGCATGGCCTTGCTGTGCCGAAACACATGAGGGGACACCGTGTCCGGGATTCCCTCGGGATGTTGAACCCGCGCTTGTTCCACGTACTTCTTGACGATAAAGGTAATACCTGCGCGGGTGAGCTTCTCCCCGGAGCGGCTGGGAAACAGGGGATGAGGCCCGTGCCCGGGATCGTCCAACCTTATTTCCGCCATGTATTGCCCGAGCAAGGCGGCGGTAGGGGTCATCAGTGGAACAATTCGCGACTTACGACCTTTTCCTGTGAGTTGGATCGTGGCCGGTTGCACCAACCGAACGTCCTCGGGTCCGTAAATCCGCGATTTCTTGGACCCGTGCTCCGGTATCATATAGTACACTGAGCAGCACCAAGTCCCGGCGACCCGCACGGGTCGCGGGATTCGGCATCGCAAGGACAGCCTGTACGGCGTCCAAGGTGAAGTAGTTCATCACCGCCTGCGGTTGGCGTTTTCGCGGCATGGCCAGGATCTGTTGCCACTGATGTAACCGCTCCGGTACCGCTGTCTCCAAATATCGAACAAATGCATGGAGGGCCGCCATGCGCTGATTGCGGGTGGCCACGGAAGAGTGCCGAGTCCCTTCCAACCAGCTGAGAAACGCCTCAATTCGGTCGATGGTCACCATATCCAAGACGCGCTATTCCGGGACGATGTGTTGCGATCCCTCACAAAACTGGAGAAACAATGTGAAGGTATCCCGGTACGATCGTACAGTAAGGGGACTCGCTCCGCGCCGAGCGGGGAGATATTGGCCCAAATAGTGACTCAGCTGATAGGCAAAGTCGGTGGGTCGACGCGTCATTCCCATGCGACCTCCGGAATGACCCACCCGGCCGCTATATCGAGCGTCTGCCGGAGTTCGGGAAAGGTGTCCGCCGTGAGGCGGACGTATTGTTCCGTCGCCGCTACGGAAGCGTGGCCCAGATAAGCTGACAACACGGGAAGCATAGCATGGATGTCGACTTGCCGATCAATGGCGGCCTTCAGGGTGTGTACGGCAAATGAATGCCGGAGGTCATGGACACGAGGTCCCTGCCCCTTGCCGCGATGCGGAATTCCCGCGTACCACAGAATCTCCCGAAAGCGGCGATAGATGTTGTCCGCCGAAATCGCGGGCCAGCACCCAATAGATGGACGATCCTGAACAACCCATCCTTTGTCAAGGACTTTCACGGCGATGGGAATTATTCCTATTCGTTTGGCATGTTCTGGATTAACACCGGACGGGCGGAATGGGCGGAGCCATCCCCTTCAGGGCCCAAGCATAGAACTGGGCCGGCGGCCAATCCTGTAAACTGCCATGCATCCGTCGTTCGTTGTAAAACGTAATCCATCGGGCAATCGCCTCATAGGCTTCCGCTAGCGTGTGAAACACTTGATTGCCAAGACATTCCGCTTCCAAGACGCTGTGCCAGGACTCAATATGGGCGTTGCGGTTGGGCGTCGCATGGGGGATGCGTTCGTGGACTAATCCCCAGGCCTCGACCCCGGCCGCCCAGACCTGGGCGGTAAATTGGGGGCCATTGTCCGTGCGGATTACCGGGGCCACGCCCGGTGCCCAGTGCGGTTGGCGTTGGGCCACGGCCCGTTGAAGGGCGCGGAGCGCCTGCTCGGCGGTGCACGTCCAGCCGATATGGTAACTGAGGATCGACCGGTCAAACACATCCATGACGCTGCAGAGATAGAAAAAGCGATCCTGTCCCGTGACATAAGGTAGAGTAAGAGACAGGGCGCATCTCCGGGATGTTTCCCTGCCTCTCCTCTCCGAACCGGACATGCACCTCTCGGCGCATCCGGCTCTCCATTTCAGTGTTGCACAGCAATAGCAACATCACGATAGCGCGAAGTGAGAAGAGGTGGTGTCGGGTCATGGGTCAGGATATAGGGATTCCGTGGCGGGTTGTGCCAGCGGAATTGGCCCTTGCGACTCGAAGCGAGCCGTCGAAGAGTAACCGTGCCCCATTGGCCATCCGGCCATCGCCCCGTCACCACCCACGTTTTGGCCGCGCCGGGTTGCGGTGCGCGGACATGACGGGCGAGCTCCCGGGCGACGCCGCTTCGGTATTTGCGTGCCATCCAACGAGCCAGCTTCCAGAACACGAGGTGGTCGATACGCCGATAGACCATGGCGGTATAATCGGTGTATTGGTAGAAGTTCGCCCAACCTGCCAACTGGTGATTGAGATGGTCGACCAGTTCAAGGTGATTACGAGAGTAATCCGTCGACAACTCCGCTACTAAGCGGTCGGCCAAGCGTCGATACCGCTCCCATGGAATCTGGGTGACGGGGCGTTTGCGACCAGCGGGTCCCCGCTTGCGGATGATGCGATAGCCAAGGAACTCGAACCCATCGTCCACATGGGTGATATGGGTTTTCTCCATGTTGAGCGTGAGCTTCAACGTGTCTTCAAGAAAATTCCGGCAGGCTAACCGCACCGCTTCCGCGTGTTGGCGGGTTCCTTTGACGATGACCACAAAATCATCCGCGTAACGGAAGTACGAGACCGCCGGACGCCATTGGCGCTGCTCGCGCAGCGCAATCGGCCGTTGGCGGGAAATCCCGTCATTCCACTGCCAGCGGTCGCGTTTGGCTTTCGTGCCACAATACTGCTGCTCCATCCACTGGTCGAACGCATGCAGCATGATATGGGACAGCAGTGGGGACTATAGTGGTCCCCAAAAACTAGACAATTTGGGAGGCCCTTAAGTGTTACACTGGACACACGATGACGAAACAAAAGCGGTATTCCGCTACCTTCAAGAGCCAAGTGGTGCTCGAAATGCTCAAGGAAGAAAAAACCGTTAGCCAGATTGCTGCCGAATACGGCATTCATCCCAGTCAATTGCATCGCTGGAAGCGCCAGGCGCTCGAGAATTTTCCGCAGTTGTTTACCGAGTCCCAAGTACTCCAACAACAGGCCCAAGCCCACCAACAACAGCTGACCGAGCTGTATGCGGAAATCGGGAAACTGACCACCCAGGTCGAGTGGCTTAAAAAAAAAATCTGGCCTCGACCCTGACCCGCGATGAACGGATCACCTTGCTGGATCGGGGAGTGGATACCCTGCCGTTGACGACGCAAGCCGCGTTGTTAAGCCTCAACCGCTCGAGCCTCTATTACCGGCCCGTCGGGCCGGATGCCGAGGAGATCGCGCTGAAGCATCGCATCGATGAAATTTACACCGATCGACCGTTTTACGGATCCCGGCGAATAACGGCTCAGTTGAACCGTGAGGGTTACACCGTGAACCGCAAACGCGTGCAGCGCTATATGCGGGAGATGGGGATCTGGGGGCTCGCGCCGGGCCCCCAGACCAGCACTCGCCATCCCCAGCACCCGGTGTATCCGTATTTATTGAACGGTGTCACGCCGGCGTACCCCAATCATGTGTGGGGGATTGACGTGACCTATATCCGGTTGGTACATGGTTGGCTTTACCTGGTGGCCATTATTGATTGGTATTCCCGGTTTGTCGTGGCGTGGGAGCTCTCCGAAACGTTGGAACTGCCCTTTGTGCTCACGGCCGCGGAGCGGGCGTTGTCCATCGCCACTCCGACCATTTGGAATCATGATCAAGGCAGCCATTTTACCAGCCCCCAATACACGGCCTTGTTGTTGGCTAAGGAGGTACAAATCAGCATGGACAGTAAAGGGCGAGCGTTGGACAATGTGTTGACGGAACGGCTGTGGCGCAGCGTGAAATATGAAGAAGTCTATCTACACGATTACCGTTCACCACGGGAAGCCCGATCAGGCTTGAGCCGATACTTTACGTTCTATAACTATCACCGGCTGCATCAATCCTTAGGCTACACGCCACCCGCGGCCTGGTATACGCCCCTCCCGTCCCTCGCCGGGAGTGGGGTTTCCCGGGATTGAATCCCTCCTAGACAGCCCTACGGGCTGGGCCTCCGGTTTGCCGACGGGCTGACAACAGCCCGCGCCAAACCGGAGGGTAATGGTTTCGATGACACTCAAAGGAAGGAGGCCAGTATCACACTTTAGGGGTCAAAAATCTGTCTTGACAATGGGGTCCACCTTAGACAGGACTCCACCCTGCGGTACCCCTTCATGCGTGGAGCGAAAGAGCCCGTGATCGATAAGACCGGCTTTAAGCATGCGCCAGAGCACCCGGAGAAATCGGCGGTCCGCAATGCGGCGTTTCACTGCCTTCATGAGGAGCCGATGATGCACCGTATCGAAGTAACTCGCGAGGTCGCCTTCAATGACCCAGCGTCCCGCGGTGCCTTGGACGGTGTCCGTGAGCGCCAGTTTGACGGAGCGGACCGCGTGATGCACGCTGCGGCCCGGACGAAACCCGTAGGACATCCAGCGAAAGTCACTTTCCCAGATGGGGTCCATGGCCATTAGCATGGCGCGTTGAACCACTCGGTCGCGCAGGCAAGGAATCCCGAGCGGGCGTTGCTTCCCGTTGGGTTTGGGAATGTAGATGCGACGCGCCGGGTGGGGCCGATAGGTGTCGGTGAGCAGTTCCGTACGCAGCCGCTCGAGTTCTTCGGCCTGTTGCGCTTCCCAACGGCGTTTAGTCATCCCATCGGCTCCCGGCGTGTGAGCGCCGGGGGAGGTGAGGGTCCTTCGAGCCGCTTCTTCAAGCCAGTCGCGATTCGTGATGAGTCGTAGAAGGCGATCAAACCGACGGTTTGGCTCCTCCATGGACCACGTGGCCAGTTTGCTCTGCATTTCACTGATTATCAAAGGTCTTCACCTCATTGGGTCAGATCATTTGCGGAGGAAACCACTGAAACTGTCTCCCTTTGCCATGTGACCGGCTTTCCCGGTCGCGGACTACTACGGAGACTCCGTCAACAGGTGCGCATCGGGGTACCTACTCCCTTGCCATCGCAACCTGCCTTCCCCAGTTCATGAGCACAAACGCATTGCATGGGCGAGGTGGATGTTAGTCTAAATTGTGGACACCTCGAATTGAGACACGATGGTACACTATTGCTCAATTGAGGTGAATCCGATGGCCAATCCGTATGATCGAGCGTTTAAAGAACAAGCGGTTCAACTCGTGTTGACCCAACAAAAAAGTGGGGCCCAAGTGGCTCGTGAGCTGGGCATTCCGAGTCAGACGTTATATGCGTGGGTGGCTGCCTATAAGGCCGACCCGGTCGAACCCTTTGTCGGCAGCGGGCATCTGAAAGCGGAAGACCAAGCCCTGCGCGATTTGCAGCGACGCATTCGAGATCTCGAAGAGGAGAACGCGATCCTAAAAAAAGCGATGCGCATCTTCACCAACGATCGGACGTCATCGTTCGGTTCATTCATGAACACCGCTTCCCCTTCTCGATCACGCAGATGTGCCAGATCCTCGATGTCTCGCGAAGCGGGTATGATGCCTGGTGCCATCGTCCACCCAGTACCCGGGCGCAAGCCCGGGCCCGGCGGGTCGAACGGATTCGAGCGGTGTTTACGACATCGGGCGAACGGTATGGCAGCCCCAAAATCACCGCTGTGTTACGGCGGGACGGCGAGCGCATCAGTCAAAAAACGGTGGCGCGGTTGATGCACGACCATCGGCTGCGGTCCCGGGTGGTGCGCAAATATCAGGCCACGACCAATTCGCGGCACGCATTCCCCGTACACGAGAATGTGCTGAATCAAACCTTTACCGCGGATCGCCCGCATGCCGTGTGGATGGCAGATATCCCGGACATCCCCACCGAGGAAGGATGGCTCTCTTGAGCAAGCCTCGAGGACTTGGTCCACCCGAAAAATTGTGGGATGGGCGGTGGATCGGCGCATGACGCAAGACTGAGTTCTCCGGGCCTTAGACCGCGCGGTCACGCACAGCCGGCCGCCAGCCGGCGTGCTGCATCACTCGGATCGCGGTAGCCAATATGCCGCGACGGCGTACCAAGAGCGCCTTAAGCAATACGGGATGACGGCCAGCATGAGTCGGAAGGGGAATTGCGATGATAATGCCATGATTGAATCCTGGCACAGTCTCCTCAAGAAGGAGCTGATTTACCTGACGAAATTTCGAAGCCGAGACGAAGCCGAACGGGCGATCTTTGCCTATATCAAGATTTTCTATAATCGGCAGCGGATCTGGATGTTAGTCTAAATTGTGGACACCTCGAATTGAGACAAGATGATACAATAATTCTCCATTGAGGTGAATCCGATGGCCAATCAATATGATCGAGCGTTTAAAGAACAAGCGGTTCAACTCGTGTTAACCCAACAAAAAAGTGGAGCCCAAGTGGCCCGCGAACTGGGCATTCCTAGCAAAACCTTGTATGCCTGGGTCGCCGCCTACAAAGCCGACCCCGTCGAACCCTTTGTGGGCAGCGGGCATCTGAAAGCGGAGGACCAAGCTCTGCGCGATTTGCCGCGGCGTATTCGGGATCTCGAAGAGGACAAGGCGATCCGAAAAAAAGCGATGCGCATCTTCACCCACGATCGGAAGTAATCTTTCAGTTCATTCATGAACACCGCTTCACCTTCTCGATCACGCAGAGGTGCCAGATCCTCGACGTTTCGCGAAGCGGGTATGATGCGTGGCGCCATCGCCCTCCCAGTACTCAGGCGCAAATCCGGGCCCGGCGGGTCGAACGGATTCGAGCGGTGTTTATGGCATCAGGGGAACGCTACGGCAGCCCCAAAATCACCGCCGTGTTACGGCGGGAAGGCGAGCGCATTAGTCAAAAAACGGTAGCGCGGTTGATGCACGACCATCGGCTGCGGTCCCGGGTGCTACGCAAATATCAGGCCACGACCAATTCGCGGCACGCATTCCCCGTCCACGAGAATGTGCTGAATCAAACCTTTACCGCGGATCGTCCGCATGCCGTGTGGATGGCAGATATCACGTACATCCCCACCGAGGAAGGATGGCTCTCTTGAGCAAGCCTCGAGGACTTGTACACCCGAAAAAATTGTGGGATGGGCGGTAGATCGGCGCATGACGCAAGACTTAGTTCTCCGGGCCTTAGACCGCGCGGTCACGCACAGCCGGCCGCCGGCCGGCGTGCTGCATCATTCGGACCGGGGGAGCCAATATGCCGCGACGGCGTACCAAGAGCGCCTTAAGCAATACGGGATGACGGCCAGCATGAGCCGGAAAGGGAATTGCTATGATAATGCCATGATTGAATCATGGCATAGCCTCTTGAAAAAGGAGCTCATTTACCTGACGAAATTTCGAAGCCGAGAGGAAGCCGAACGGGCAATCTTTGCCTATATCGAGATTTTCTATAATCGGCAGCGGATCCATGGTGCCCTGGATTATCAGACTCCGGCCGAGGCCGATGCGGCGTATCATGCGCGACACGGCTAATGTCTCAATTTCGGGTGTCCATTTTATTGACATAGGTCCAAATCGCCCTCCGCAATTATTCGCTGGGCGTACCGTACTTCAAGTCCGTCTCCCAGAGCTGGTTGGGGCCGGTGACGACCCGATTGGCCGCTAGCCGGCGGACCGGACGGTCCGCCGCGGCGGGAAAGCGACGGCCTTGGAGCAGATGCGCTTCGGCCAACACCCGATACACGCTTTTTTTGTTAATGATCACCTGATGCTCTCGCCGCAACCATGTCGTCAACTTCCGGTACCCATACGCTGGCCCATCGGAACTGGCGATATACTCGCTCAGCCACTCCAGCACTTGGCCTTCGGCGACCTGGGTACCCTGTTGAGTCCAATAATAGCCGCGCCGTGGACGCCCGACGGCGGTGAACCGGGGCTGCCGGATGGGCCGTGCTTGGCGCTGACGCCAAGCATAATAGGTGGATCGGGCCACTCCCGCCAATCGACACACCAGGGTCGGTCGGTAGCCTGCGGTAATCCATTTATGGGCTACTTCACACCGCGAGGAGGGACCCGGTCGGCTTTTTTTACAAGGTCTTTCAAAATCGCGATTTCTAAGTCTTTGTCGCCGAGGATCTCTTTGAGTTGCCGATTTTCGGCTTCGGTTTGAGCGAACGCCGCCCGGAGATCGGCCGTCTCGGGTCGGGCAGGCCGCCGGGTCGCGGCCCGGACCCAGCGCCGGACTGGGTCGGGGGGCAGGTGGTGTCGCCGGGCGACAGCCGCGGCATTGCGACAGTCTAACGCTTCTTGAATGCACTGCGCTTTCAACTCCGGGGTCATCCGGGGGCCCTGATCGGTCATCGTGTCTCTCGTCTCCTCTGAAAAATACTGGCCGCATTGGCCGCATACCATATACCGGGGTATCTATCATCCGTACCGCGATATCTCGATCGGTGACGGCGGGCCCTGCGGGAGCGGTCCACCCCCCTTTCCGGTGAAAAATAATCTTAGTTAACTGGCTTCGGGGGTGGCCGGTTCCACCGACACCCGATAGCCCAGGGCTTCGAGCCGCCGAATTTCCCGGCGGACCAGGGCCTGACGATCCCGCTGATCAAAATAGGTGGCGCCCAAATCTTCGTAGACAGCCCCCGGGATTCGCAGGATCGCATACACCGCGATCAAGATGTGGCGCCCGGTCGCCACAGCCGCACGTTGCTTACCGCGGCGTCCCGCGAGGCGGTGATACACCGCCCCCAGATAAGTCTTGGTCTTGCCCGCGGCGTGGCCGCTTTGGGTCAAGGCGGCCCGCAGCGCCTTACTGCCCTTGCGCGTGCGCGTCGGTCGCGCTTTCCCCGCACTTTCGTCCTGTCCGGGGCTGAACCCGGCCCAAGACACCAGGTGAGCGGCGGACGGAAACCGTTGCATATCGGTCCCGATCTCGGCGATAATGATCTCGGCCGTGCGACGCTCGACCCCGGGAATGGTTTGCAACCGGGTGAGGGCGTCGTCAAAATTTGCGAGACGGGTGGCGATTTCCTCGGAGAGCGCCGCGATCTGGCGGTCCAAAAAGGCGACATGCTGGAGCTGCACGCGCAGCATCAGGCGCTGATGGGCCGTCACCAAGCCGGTCAAGGCCTGGATCAGGGTGTCCCGGGAGGCGCGGATCCGGGGATCGGCCAAATCGGCTAAGGCCGCGGGGTCGGTCACGCCGTCCGTCAAGGCAGCGAGAATCCGCTGGCCGCTGACGCCCAACACATCGCTGATGACGCTCCCGAGCTTGACATTGGCCCCTTCCAACACCTTTTGGATGCGGTTGGCTTCCGTGGCGCGGGCTTGCTGCAGGCTCGTTCGGTAACGCACCAGCTCCCGCAGCTCCCGCTGCGGGCGTGGCGGGATATAGCTGGCCTTCAACGCGCCGATCCGGAGCAACCCGGCGATCCACTGCGAATCTTGCACGTCGGTCTTCCGCCCGGGCATGCCTTTGATGTGCTGGGGATTCACGACCATCACGGCCTCAAAGGGATAGGCTTCCAACAGGTTCACGACCGGCTTCCAATACACGCCGGTTGCTTCCATGGCCACGTGCGTGACCCCACAGGATTGCAGCCAATCGGCTAACGCCAAGAGATCGGGCGTCAGGGTCC contains:
- a CDS encoding transposase IS3/IS911 family protein (PFAM: Transposase~InterPro IPR002514~KEGG: gtn:GTNG_3489 IS426 transposase~PFAM: Transposase IS3/IS911~SPTR: IS426 transposase), producing MTDQGPRMTPELKAQCIQEALDCRNAAAVARRHHLPPDPVRRWVRAATRRPARPETADLRAAFAQTEAENRQLKEILGDKDLEIAILKDLVKKADRVPPRGVK
- a CDS encoding transposase IS116/IS110/IS902 family protein (PFAM: Transposase IS116/IS110/IS902 family; Transposase~InterPro IPR002525:IPR003346~KEGG: bts:Btus_3036 transposase IS116/IS110/IS902 family protein~PFAM: Transposase, IS116/IS110/IS902; Transposase, IS111A/IS1328/IS1533~SPTR: Transposase IS116/IS110/IS902 family protein), yielding MDLDIVVTHGAGLDVHKKVIVATVLTPTVSETRSFGTLTPDLLALADWLQSCGVTHVAMEATGVYWKPVVNLLEAYPFEAVMVVNPQHIKGMPGRKTDVQDSQWIAGLLRIGALKASYIPPRPQRELRELVRYRTSLQQARATEANRIQKVLEGANVKLGSVISDVLGVSGQRILAALTDGVTDPAALADLADPRIRASRDTLIQALTGLVTAHQRLMLRVQLQHVAFLDRQIAALSEEIATRLANFDDALTRLQTIPGVERRTAEIIIAEIGTDMQRFPSAAHLVSWAGFSPGQDESAGKARPTRTRKGSKALRAALTQSGHAAGKTKTYLGAVYHRLAGRRGKQRAAVATGRHILIAVYAILRIPGAVYEDLGATYFDQRDRQALVRREIRRLEALGYRVSVEPATPEAS